From the genome of Nitrospira lenta, one region includes:
- the nth gene encoding endonuclease III, giving the protein MNAHSRRQPSVTAKPATLARLLLKHQPKAEMELTHQSPWELLVATILSAQCTDQRVNQVTPALFKRFRRPQDFASAAPLELETLIKSTGFYKNKAKHLIGCGKAVTERFGGTVPQRMEELTTIPGVGRKTANVILGTAFGQPAIVVDTHVKRVANRLGLTTSDNPERIEQDLQRQFPEAQWTAISQRLLLHGRYICLARKPLCNSCPLYAECHWKGKLPQ; this is encoded by the coding sequence ATGAACGCTCACTCGCGCCGCCAACCATCAGTCACAGCAAAGCCAGCCACGCTGGCACGGCTGCTGCTCAAGCACCAGCCGAAGGCCGAAATGGAATTGACCCACCAGTCTCCCTGGGAATTGCTGGTCGCCACGATCCTCTCTGCGCAATGTACCGACCAACGGGTCAATCAGGTTACGCCGGCGTTGTTCAAACGATTCCGTCGCCCGCAGGACTTTGCATCAGCCGCTCCGCTCGAACTCGAAACCCTCATCAAATCGACCGGGTTCTATAAGAATAAAGCCAAGCACTTGATCGGATGCGGCAAAGCCGTCACGGAACGATTCGGCGGGACGGTTCCGCAGCGCATGGAAGAATTGACGACCATCCCGGGGGTCGGCCGCAAGACCGCCAACGTGATCCTCGGAACCGCCTTCGGGCAACCGGCGATCGTCGTCGACACCCATGTCAAACGCGTGGCCAATCGACTGGGACTAACCACTTCTGACAATCCCGAGCGCATCGAACAAGATTTGCAACGACAATTCCCAGAAGCTCAATGGACCGCCATTTCACAGCGCCTCCTCCTACACGGACGCTATATCTGTCTGGCGCGCAAACCCCTCTGCAATTCATGCCCGCTCTACGCGGAATGTCACTGGAAAGGAAAGCTCCCGCAATGA
- the tsaD gene encoding tRNA (adenosine(37)-N6)-threonylcarbamoyltransferase complex transferase subunit TsaD encodes MPISPSAAPQQSTAWIPCPILGIESSCDETSAAILDRDGTVLSNIVSSQDSVHRQFGGVVPELAARAHLSTIDRVVQAALLEAHLSKQDLGAIAVTQGPGLAGALLVGLNYAKGLAYGLSLPLIGVNHLEGHIASAWLADPTFPFPCIVLVVSGGHTHLFRREADGQTVLLGRTRDDAAGEAFDKGAQMLGLDYPGGPAIDRLARQGNPKTIRFPLSRLQKSSLEFSFSGLKTSLLYRLRDMDAAARAAQAADLAAGYQEAIVRVLVDRAFVAVRSSGVRALAVVGGVSANSRLRALLTARAQAEEIRLALPPMAYCTDNAAMIASAGRQSLLSGQRPVADLEILPSLRPGAYASPAAVLTR; translated from the coding sequence ATGCCGATAAGTCCATCCGCCGCACCTCAACAATCCACAGCCTGGATCCCATGCCCGATACTGGGGATTGAATCATCCTGCGATGAAACGTCGGCTGCAATTCTGGATCGCGACGGGACCGTCCTCTCAAATATCGTATCGTCACAAGACTCGGTGCATCGCCAATTCGGCGGCGTAGTTCCTGAGCTGGCCGCACGCGCCCATCTGAGTACTATTGACCGGGTTGTCCAGGCCGCACTGCTCGAAGCACATCTATCCAAGCAGGACCTTGGGGCCATCGCCGTCACACAAGGCCCTGGCCTGGCCGGCGCACTCCTGGTCGGGCTCAATTACGCCAAAGGATTAGCCTATGGCTTATCTCTCCCGCTGATCGGCGTCAATCATCTGGAAGGTCATATCGCCTCTGCCTGGTTGGCAGATCCCACCTTCCCGTTCCCATGCATTGTCCTTGTCGTATCCGGGGGACATACCCATTTATTCAGACGAGAAGCCGACGGTCAAACTGTCCTATTAGGCCGTACGAGAGACGATGCCGCCGGTGAAGCGTTTGATAAGGGCGCACAGATGCTCGGCCTGGACTATCCTGGCGGGCCCGCGATTGATCGACTGGCTCGCCAAGGCAACCCCAAGACCATTCGCTTCCCCTTGTCTCGTTTACAGAAGAGCAGTTTGGAGTTCAGCTTCAGCGGGCTGAAAACTTCATTGCTGTATCGGCTTCGCGATATGGACGCAGCTGCACGCGCGGCCCAGGCCGCAGACCTGGCAGCGGGCTACCAAGAAGCGATCGTGCGCGTCCTCGTCGATCGAGCCTTTGTGGCAGTGCGGTCATCCGGCGTGAGGGCCTTGGCGGTCGTCGGAGGGGTTTCTGCTAACTCACGCCTCCGCGCGTTGCTCACCGCCAGAGCCCAGGCAGAAGAGATCAGACTCGCGTTACCTCCGATGGCCTACTGTACCGACAACGCCGCGATGATTGCCTCTGCCGGGAGACAATCGCTCCTCAGCGGACAACGCCCCGTCGCCGATCTTGAGATTCTTCCATCATTGCGGCCGGGCGCCTATGCCAGTCCTGCAGCCGTCCTCACACGTTAA
- the hflX gene encoding GTPase HflX: MQEIIVGTDMVLSPITLSKFRAGPRSLRGLRLIRTQLQDRPLSQEDLTDLGYLRLDLIGLLSVSQNGTPGTLYLAHLLPLNVTGQLCEVLKPTPLQECPVVFDQFIKNLETDLQGALKHHAVTSGSESAILVSASSLGRAEQEERLAELADLAASVGVTVIDKIAQRIGDGHQRYLLGSGKLKEVLIQTLHKGADMIIFDQTLTPAQARAIAEMTDIKIIDRTQLILDIFARRAHSREGKVQVELAQLRYLLPRLSGQGTQLSRLGGGIGTRGPGETKLETDRRKIRDRITHLEREIEQFSKHQGQRRARRERQGLPVLSFVGYTNAGKSTLLNILTESHVSAENRLFETLDTTSRRLRFPQDREVIVTDTVGFIRDLPKELVGAFRTTLEELREADLLLHVVDASAPDIDVQMKAVLDILEELALDKIPQVLIFNKCDQLPPAQAEALCRRYDAIGICALNASTLQPLIDHLATRIHTMTSTQEPDIPLQPAPDPALASPI; encoded by the coding sequence GTGCAGGAAATTATCGTGGGGACCGATATGGTGCTGTCGCCCATCACTCTGTCAAAATTTCGCGCAGGCCCTCGTTCACTACGAGGCCTTCGTCTGATTCGAACACAACTGCAAGACCGGCCCTTGAGCCAGGAAGATCTGACCGATCTCGGCTACCTGCGCCTCGACCTGATCGGCCTCCTCTCGGTGTCACAAAACGGCACCCCTGGCACACTCTATCTCGCGCACCTCCTGCCACTGAATGTCACCGGCCAGCTCTGTGAAGTTCTCAAACCAACGCCGCTACAGGAATGCCCCGTCGTCTTCGACCAATTTATCAAAAACCTTGAAACCGACTTGCAGGGAGCACTCAAGCATCACGCCGTGACGAGCGGGAGTGAGTCCGCCATACTGGTCAGTGCGTCGTCACTGGGCCGCGCCGAGCAGGAAGAACGGCTTGCCGAGCTCGCAGACCTTGCCGCCTCTGTCGGCGTCACCGTGATTGATAAGATTGCGCAGCGAATTGGAGACGGCCATCAGCGCTACCTATTAGGGAGTGGAAAACTGAAAGAAGTACTGATACAAACCCTGCATAAGGGCGCGGATATGATCATCTTTGATCAAACTCTCACGCCAGCTCAAGCACGGGCGATTGCCGAGATGACCGACATCAAAATCATCGATCGGACCCAATTGATCCTCGACATTTTTGCGCGTCGGGCCCATAGCCGGGAAGGCAAGGTCCAGGTAGAACTGGCACAATTGCGCTATCTGCTACCACGTCTCTCCGGACAAGGCACCCAGCTGTCGCGTCTCGGCGGAGGGATCGGAACCAGAGGACCGGGGGAAACGAAACTGGAAACCGATCGTCGAAAGATCCGCGATCGGATTACCCACCTGGAGCGCGAGATCGAACAATTCTCCAAACATCAGGGTCAACGCCGCGCGCGCCGGGAACGCCAGGGACTTCCAGTCCTCTCCTTCGTCGGCTACACCAACGCCGGGAAATCCACACTCCTCAACATTCTTACAGAGAGTCACGTCTCGGCGGAAAACCGCCTCTTTGAGACCCTAGATACCACCAGCCGACGGCTGCGGTTCCCGCAGGATCGGGAAGTCATTGTGACCGACACCGTCGGGTTTATCCGCGATCTTCCCAAAGAATTGGTCGGAGCATTCCGGACGACGCTGGAAGAGTTGCGCGAAGCCGATTTGCTCCTGCATGTCGTCGATGCCAGCGCACCCGACATTGATGTTCAGATGAAAGCCGTCCTGGATATCCTCGAAGAATTAGCTCTCGACAAAATCCCGCAAGTCCTGATCTTCAATAAGTGCGATCAGCTCCCCCCAGCTCAGGCCGAAGCCTTGTGCCGTCGCTATGACGCGATCGGCATCTGCGCCTTGAACGCCTCCACACTACAGCCGCTGATTGACCACCTGGCGACGCGGATCCACACCATGACCAGCACGCAGGAACCGGACATTCCTCTACAGCCGGCTCCGGATCCTGCACTTGCATCTCCGATTTAA